GGTGCGATGAATAGCGGGAAATCGATTGAAATTTTAAAAGTCGCACACAATTATGAAGAACAACAAAAAGCAGTATTAATTTTCACCTCAGGTATTGATACACGTGATGAGGTTGGGACTGTTTCAAGTCGTATCGGATTGCGTCGCCCTGCAATAGCGGTATTTGAAGATACGAATCTATATGAAATCGTAAAACAGCATAATGAAAAATTGTATTGTGTATTAGTCGATGAAGTCCAGTTTTTATCAAAAGAGCATGTTCTACAATTAACACAAATCGTCGATGAATTAAATATTCCTGTAATGGGCTTTGGCTTAAAAAATGATTTCCAAAACGAACTTTTTGAAGGAAGCCGCTATATGATGATTTATGCTGACAAAATTGAGGAGATGAAAACCATTTGCTGGTTCTGTCACAAAAAAGCGACGATGAATTTACGTGTCGATGAAAATAAAAAGCCGGTGCGCACAGGTGATCAAATTCAAATTGGGGGTAATGATAGCTATTACCCAGTATGTCGCCAATGTCATACAAACCCACCATTATAAACGGTATAGAAATTCAAGAAAGTTTCAGCATATAGGTAGCAACAAGCGCGGAATTTCTTTATACTAATATAGGTACATTTTACAATGATTCTATGGTTTGAATCGATTGACAATATATATTAATGTTTTGTTTTATGATGAAATTTACTGTTGCTTGAAGCGGAGAGAATCGACTCCAAGGGCAGCGAGCAACTTTTATAAAAACAAAACCTAAAAATTCTCTCTAGAGGTGAAAATAGATGTTTGATCGTTTACAAGCGGTTGAAGACCGTTACGAAAGATTAAATGAATTACTAAGTGATCCGGATATCGTTAGTGATTCGAATAAATTACGCGAGTATTCTAAAGAACAATCGGATATTCAAGAGATGGTAGACGTATATCGCGAATACAAATCCGTAAAAGAGCAATTAGCTGATACACGTGAGCTGATGGAAATGGAAAAAGATGCAGAAATGCTAGACATGATGAAGGAAGAGTTTAATGATTTAAACAAACAAGTTCCTGATTTAGAGGATCGTCTACGTATTTTATTAATTCCAAAAGACCCGAACGACTCTAAAAACGTAATTATGGAGGTTCGTGGCGCAGCAGGTGGGGACGAAGCTAATATTTTTGCGGGCGACTTATTCCGTATGTATACACGCTATGCAGAAACGCAAGGCTGGAAAATCGACATTATGGAAGCCACGCCAAACCCTGCTGGTGGATACAAAGAAGTGATCTTCATGATTAATGGTCAAGGTGCTTATTCAAAATTCAAGTATGAAAATGGCGCACACCGTGTACAACGTGTCCCAGCGACAGAGTCACAAGGCCGTATTCACACGTCTACAGCAACAGTAGCGTGTTTACCAGAAGTACATGTTGAAGAAGTAGAAATTCATGAAAAAGATATCCGTGTAGACACATTCGCATCATCTGGTGCAGGTGGTCAATCGGTAAATACAACGATGTCTGCCGTACGTATGACTCACTTACCAACAGGGGTTGTCGTGTCGATGCAAGATGAGCGTTCACAAATTAAAAACCGTGAAAAAGCGATGAAAATTTTAGTGGCACGTGTAGCGGATAAACACCGTGCTGAGGCGCAAGCAGAAATCGATTCTACACGTAAGTCGGCAGTTGGAACAGGCGACCGTTCTGAACGTATTCGTACTTACAACTATCCACAAAACCGTGTAACAGATCACCGTATTGGTTTAACGATTCAAAAATTAGACCAAATCGTTGAAGGTAAGCTGGATGAAATTATTGATGCACTCATTTTAGATGAGCAAGCAACACGCTTAGCGAACTTAAACGAAAATGCATAAAACAATTTTTGAGGCCCTTAATTGGGCTTCTTCTTTTTTAGAGAACAATGGTCGCGAAGGAAATGCCGCTAGATTATTATTGCAACATGTATTGCAAACAAATTATTCTGGCTTAATGATGAAAATGCATGATGAAATTTCAGCAGGACAGATGCAACAGTTTACTGCCTATATCGAGGCCCATGTAAAAGGACGCCCAGTACAATACATTACAGGTGTTGAAGAATTTTATGGTCGTACATTTGAAGTAAATGAATCGGTTTTAATTCCACGTCCTGAAACAGAGGAATTAATTGTAGGAACAATAGAGCGCATCAATCAATTATTTAACAATAATGATTTAACGCTTGCTGATATTGGAACGGGTAGCGGTGCCATTGCGATTACGATGAAAAAAGAATGTCCAAAATTAGATATTACGGCAACCGATCTTTCAACTGCCGCGCTAAAAACAGCGCAGAAAAATGCGAAAGATTTACAGGCAGAACTCACATTTATTGAAGGGGATTTAACAGCGCCAATTGCCTATCAAAAATGGGATATTGTTTTATCGAATCCCCCGTATATCGCGTTTGATGATATGTCTTCAATGTCTGATGTTGTTGTCGAGTATGAACCGCATAGCGCATTATTTGCTGATGAGGACGGGCTTATTTTATATCGTAAATTGGCAGAGCAATTGCCACCGCTTATGAATATACCGGGTCTGATTGGCTTAGAAATTGGTTATACACAAGGGGAGACAGTGGCAAATTTCTTCCGTGAGCATTTCCCGCAAGCACAGGTTTCAGTTGTAAAAGACATTAATGGCAAAGATCGTATGGTATTTTGTGAAATTATTGAATAAAATCTTCTATTCTTGCAAACAATGAGTTGCAAGGGGGAGAGAACATGTTACATGATTACGAGATTGTAAAAAAATCAAAATGGTGGATTGCTAGCTGGAAGTTGCTCGCAATGACATTTGTTTTATATAGTGCATTTATAATCATTCCAACAATTGTAGCGGATGTACAGGCAGAACGTCAGCAGTTAAATGAACAATTAAAGGTGCGTGTGATTGCAAATAGTTCATCAAAGGCGGATCAGCTTATAAAGCAGCAAGTTGTGGATAATATTCAATATGTAATCGAAAGTTCTGATGAATGGACTGTGGATAAACAAGGAATGGACATGATTGTTCAAGAAATTCAAAAAAATTACCCACAATTAAAATTCCGCTATGAATTTGGGGATAACTTAATGCCGCCGAAATGGCAATTTGGCGAGTTTTATCCACAAAATCATTATTATTCTGTGAACTTTATTATTGGACAAGGGCGCGGAGAAAATTGGTTTTGTTCAGTATTTCCAACGCTTTGCGCACCGAAAAAACAAGAAGTAAGTGAACGTCCGCAATTTTATTTGAGCGAATGGTGGCACAAAAAGAAAAATAAGAATAATCCACAAATTTCAGAAAATTACCCACAGTCACCTGTGAATTATTAACGATTTGTGGATATAGTACAGAAAAATTTATAGAAAGAAGCAGAATAAATGAAGACGTTATTATTAACTGCGGATGAATTTGTGGATAATTCAGAAAATTATACACAAGCGGTGGATTTTTTAAATAATGGGGAAGTTGTAGCTTTTCCTACTGAAACGGTTTATGGTTTAGGAGCAGTAGCAACGGATGAGCAAGCGGTAAAGAAAATATTTACTGCGAAAGGTCGACCGTCTGATAATCCACTGATTGTTCATATTGGAACAATTGAAGAAGTGGAAGACTATGCTGTGGATATCCCTGCAGTAGCAAAGAAATGTATGGAAGCGTTTTGGCCAGGACCGCTTACATTAGTGATGAATGTGAAGCCAAATGTATTGGCAGCTAGTGTGACGCCTGGTATGCAAACGGTAGGACTTCGCATGCCGGATCATCCTGTTGCACTTAATTTGTTAAAAGCATTAAAAAAACCATTAGCTGCACCAAGTGCCAATCGTAGTGGGAAACCAAGTCCAACGAAAGCAACTCATGTATTTGAGGATTTACAAGGTATTATTCCTTGTATTTTAGATGGTGGAATCACTGGAATCGGTGTGGAATCAACGGTGCTTGATGTGACATTAGATCAACCTGTTATTTTACGTCCAGGCGGTGTGACAAAAGAAATGCTTGAGCAAGTGATTGGTTCAGTATTAGAGCCGAACTTTGAGCAGCAAAAAATTGAATCAACACCAAAAGCACCAGGTATGAAATATACGCATTATGCCCCGGATGCACCGGTCTATTTAATTAACCAAGACAAGAATCAAATTGAGTGTGCGGTAGAAAAGTTACAGCAACAACAGCACAAAGTAGCTTTGCTAGCCCCACAAAAATTTGACAATATAAATGCCGATTATTTTTTCTCATTTGGGGATGAACATGAGCTAGCGCAAATGAGTAGTAAACTATACGATGTGTTACGTGCATGCGATAAAACAGATGCCACAATTATTTTAGCAACTGTAACTGAGCGAAAAGGTGTCGGTACAGCTATTATGAACCGCCTCGAAAAAGCAGCGGGCGGCAATTGGTATCAACAATAATGAAATCCATATTTTACACGGATGATGTGTAGAATGTGGATTTTTTTTATGTTAAAAAAAAGATTGAAATTCGTATTGTGGATAACTTAAGCGCTTATGTTTATACACCTAAAAAATTTGACTTCGGTTAGCATTGGCGTATTTGAATGGGGAAACGCATAACGTATAAGAGGAATGTAGTTTTGTGATTAACAAAAAATAAATGAAAGAAGGCCTTTATGCAGGAAATTATAGCAGGCATATTAATGTCATTTGATGTAGTGGCACTGTATTTAGTTGCGAATAATGTAAAATATAAATGGCTGCTTGCGGGTTGGACAGCCTGCTTACATATGATTTTCCCATTAATTGGTTTTTATTGTGGTCAGTGGCTTGCGGATTTATTAGTGCAATGGTCAAATAGTATTTCACTGTTGTTATTATTTTTTATTGGATTACAATTACTGCTATCAAGGGGAAATGAGAATTTTCCAGCAAAAACTTTACCTATTATCGCAATATTTGCGAGTTTTGATACCTTTTCAGTAAGCCTATCTTTTGGTATGCTAAATTTAGATAAATATACTTTTATTTTAAGTGCTGGGATTTCGACTCTGATTTTGTCTTATATGGCACTAATTATTGCGCAAAAAAATACAATTTTAAAAAATGGCTTGTTAAAAAAATTGGCAGGATTATTATTAATTATTATGAGTGTTTTACTATTAATATAAGGAATGATTGTAGATGAACATATATTTTATTTGTACCGGAAATACTTGCCGTAGTCCAATGGCAGCAGCTATTTTAATGAATAAAGATATTCCAAATGTAGAAGTGCGTTCGGCGGGGATTTATGCTCAGACTGGAAGTATAATGTCGATTAATGCACAACATGTTTTAAATCAACAAAATATTAAACATAACCATTCTTCAGAGCTATTTAATGAGCAAGATGCTCAGTGGGCAGATTTAATTTTGACGATGACCGCGGCCCATAAAGAGCTAGTCTTACATTTAGTAAATAATATTGAACATAAAACATTTACATTAAATGAGTATGTAGCGCAAGATGTTCTTGATATTCAAGATCCTTATGGTGGTAATGTAACCGTCTATGAACAAACATTCGAACAGTTAAATGAAGCAATTGAAAAGTTAGAGACAAAAATACGTTTGGGGGAACATCAATAATATGGAAACGAACAAAAAAATGTTTACATTACGTAGTAAGCTTGTACTGTTTGTAGGGATTTTAGCATTAATTACTTATTCAACGAGCTTTCTATTTATCGAGTTTATTCATCCTATGTTTTTTGAACAAACCAATCCACTAATCTTTCAAATCATTACATATGCGCTAGGAATTTTTTGGTCGTGCTTACTAGCAGCAGTATTTAGTTTAATTATTGTGCGCCCGTTACAGCGATTAGAAAATAGTGCAAATCAAGTAGCGGAAGGCAAAATAGGTAAAGATGTAGAAATGCCACGAACTAATGATGAAATTCGAAGCGTAGGGGAAGCATTTCAAGCGATGGTTGTTAACTTACGCAAAATGGTAAGTGGAATTGAAGATAACTACAAGTCAACAGATGCCACGATTGAGGACCTATCTATGCAAAGTAGCTCCGTAGCGAAAAATGCAGAATCGATTTCAAGTAATATCGGGCAAATTTCGCTGGGTGCGGAATCTTCAGCCGCTGCCATTCAAGAAACTGTAGAAGCAATTGAAGAAGTCCGTGAATTAGCAACTGAAGTGAATCTCAAGGCAATTGGCTCGGCAAATCGTTCTAAAGAAATCTTATCCAATCTATCTTCGACAACAGAAGCGATTCACGGTGTAGTATTAAGTATTCAGAAAATCGCCTCCGATAACGAGGATGCGTTGGTAAATATTCGTGAACTTGAAAAAAATGCAGAGCAAATTGAGCACATTATCGGTCTAGTGGGGGATATTGCAGGGCAAACGAACTTACTTGCACTCAATGCCTCAATTGAAGCTGCACGTGCGGGTGAACATGGAAAAGGCTTTGCGGTAGTAGCTGAAGAAGTGCGCGGTTTAGCAGATGAAAGTGCCAATGCGGTGAAGGGGATTACGACATTAGTACAAACAATGCAACAAAATGTAAACGTAGTAGTAGCGCAAATGAATAAGCAAGTTTCATTTGCCGTAAGTGAATCTTCACGAGTATCAGAAACGACAGTTGCTGTAGAAGGTATGTCCAAAGCAGTTCATGAAATGGCAGATGATGTTGTTCAAA
This portion of the Solibacillus daqui genome encodes:
- a CDS encoding manganese efflux pump → MQEIIAGILMSFDVVALYLVANNVKYKWLLAGWTACLHMIFPLIGFYCGQWLADLLVQWSNSISLLLLFFIGLQLLLSRGNENFPAKTLPIIAIFASFDTFSVSLSFGMLNLDKYTFILSAGISTLILSYMALIIAQKNTILKNGLLKKLAGLLLIIMSVLLLI
- the prmC gene encoding peptide chain release factor N(5)-glutamine methyltransferase, yielding MHKTIFEALNWASSFLENNGREGNAARLLLQHVLQTNYSGLMMKMHDEISAGQMQQFTAYIEAHVKGRPVQYITGVEEFYGRTFEVNESVLIPRPETEELIVGTIERINQLFNNNDLTLADIGTGSGAIAITMKKECPKLDITATDLSTAALKTAQKNAKDLQAELTFIEGDLTAPIAYQKWDIVLSNPPYIAFDDMSSMSDVVVEYEPHSALFADEDGLILYRKLAEQLPPLMNIPGLIGLEIGYTQGETVANFFREHFPQAQVSVVKDINGKDRMVFCEIIE
- a CDS encoding L-threonylcarbamoyladenylate synthase, translating into MKTLLLTADEFVDNSENYTQAVDFLNNGEVVAFPTETVYGLGAVATDEQAVKKIFTAKGRPSDNPLIVHIGTIEEVEDYAVDIPAVAKKCMEAFWPGPLTLVMNVKPNVLAASVTPGMQTVGLRMPDHPVALNLLKALKKPLAAPSANRSGKPSPTKATHVFEDLQGIIPCILDGGITGIGVESTVLDVTLDQPVILRPGGVTKEMLEQVIGSVLEPNFEQQKIESTPKAPGMKYTHYAPDAPVYLINQDKNQIECAVEKLQQQQHKVALLAPQKFDNINADYFFSFGDEHELAQMSSKLYDVLRACDKTDATIILATVTERKGVGTAIMNRLEKAAGGNWYQQ
- the prfA gene encoding peptide chain release factor 1, with translation MFDRLQAVEDRYERLNELLSDPDIVSDSNKLREYSKEQSDIQEMVDVYREYKSVKEQLADTRELMEMEKDAEMLDMMKEEFNDLNKQVPDLEDRLRILLIPKDPNDSKNVIMEVRGAAGGDEANIFAGDLFRMYTRYAETQGWKIDIMEATPNPAGGYKEVIFMINGQGAYSKFKYENGAHRVQRVPATESQGRIHTSTATVACLPEVHVEEVEIHEKDIRVDTFASSGAGGQSVNTTMSAVRMTHLPTGVVVSMQDERSQIKNREKAMKILVARVADKHRAEAQAEIDSTRKSAVGTGDRSERIRTYNYPQNRVTDHRIGLTIQKLDQIVEGKLDEIIDALILDEQATRLANLNENA
- a CDS encoding stage II sporulation protein R, which produces MLHDYEIVKKSKWWIASWKLLAMTFVLYSAFIIIPTIVADVQAERQQLNEQLKVRVIANSSSKADQLIKQQVVDNIQYVIESSDEWTVDKQGMDMIVQEIQKNYPQLKFRYEFGDNLMPPKWQFGEFYPQNHYYSVNFIIGQGRGENWFCSVFPTLCAPKKQEVSERPQFYLSEWWHKKKNKNNPQISENYPQSPVNY
- a CDS encoding methyl-accepting chemotaxis protein translates to METNKKMFTLRSKLVLFVGILALITYSTSFLFIEFIHPMFFEQTNPLIFQIITYALGIFWSCLLAAVFSLIIVRPLQRLENSANQVAEGKIGKDVEMPRTNDEIRSVGEAFQAMVVNLRKMVSGIEDNYKSTDATIEDLSMQSSSVAKNAESISSNIGQISLGAESSAAAIQETVEAIEEVRELATEVNLKAIGSANRSKEILSNLSSTTEAIHGVVLSIQKIASDNEDALVNIRELEKNAEQIEHIIGLVGDIAGQTNLLALNASIEAARAGEHGKGFAVVAEEVRGLADESANAVKGITTLVQTMQQNVNVVVAQMNKQVSFAVSESSRVSETTVAVEGMSKAVHEMADDVVQISQLVSQQMHNIEYTSRQSQEVAAIAQETSASAQEVNAASNEQSFAIQQVEALANDLQKQSAELYKMIQQFDNN
- a CDS encoding thymidine kinase is translated as MAQLFYKHGAMNSGKSIEILKVAHNYEEQQKAVLIFTSGIDTRDEVGTVSSRIGLRRPAIAVFEDTNLYEIVKQHNEKLYCVLVDEVQFLSKEHVLQLTQIVDELNIPVMGFGLKNDFQNELFEGSRYMMIYADKIEEMKTICWFCHKKATMNLRVDENKKPVRTGDQIQIGGNDSYYPVCRQCHTNPPL
- a CDS encoding low molecular weight protein arginine phosphatase; translated protein: MNIYFICTGNTCRSPMAAAILMNKDIPNVEVRSAGIYAQTGSIMSINAQHVLNQQNIKHNHSSELFNEQDAQWADLILTMTAAHKELVLHLVNNIEHKTFTLNEYVAQDVLDIQDPYGGNVTVYEQTFEQLNEAIEKLETKIRLGEHQ